In a single window of the Drosophila miranda strain MSH22 chromosome XL, D.miranda_PacBio2.1, whole genome shotgun sequence genome:
- the LOC108165088 gene encoding uncharacterized protein LOC108165088, with amino-acid sequence MDLESLEHYQKLLKPNKDFEEYFLYNLSYCQCLRMPPKCPETRVYTSIENAEMKNEAMEQQNAAPVTQDTEVPPNNVVPLMSGKLISVLLSAPVELHLVSERHTRELVHQVHSAISQS; translated from the coding sequence ATGGATCTGGAAAGCCTGGAGCACTACCAGAAGCTGCTGAAACCCAACAAAGACTTCGAGGAGTATTTCCTGTACAATCTGAGCTACTGCCAATGTCTCCGCATGCCGCCCAAGTGTCCGGAAACCCGTGTATACACAAGCATAGAAAATGCAGAAAtgaaaaatgaggccatggaACAACAAaacgctgcgccggtgacgCAGGACACTGAAGTGCCCCCAAACAATGTCGTTCCACTAATGTCTGGCAAACTGATCTCCGTTCTCCTCAGTGCCCCGGTCGAGTTGCACTTAGTTAGTGAGCGTCACACTCGCGAACTGGTCCATCAAGTGCATAGTGCCATCAGTCAATCCTAA
- the LOC108165087 gene encoding uncharacterized protein LOC108165087 has product MDKQANNYCLDFAKFYEARSAKMKPVGSFLKVADMNQRTSDSNAAIDEEVSQQDKCTARGMGGEMLTQAYLEELKWSMENLSMQQQQKPSIQDQTQAQKRMCAQRSCCGMHRSYHPGDYLAKQPHQCQKYHKNFDQSPRKQQQPSQDPQQQQPKQQYLEQTCQTPPIPKQCLQTSYPKLPQEQAQRNDSPTMKASSISSSSKEPSNTAVGQPSSCLSNTDEANFAENTDERDKKTSNMYMEFLAQHYSHQQQHSNKQYQPDLNQNSPQRNQSQKRAPISKTTDVLSPRPQQYGPQKPKMLCKNTDVIDFDKDLKGFDKNSSHMEYAPKLCQSPPHQDHYQMMSPSRQKIGKQQAKHIQLSPPHQYSCLIEPDKWGGEIGGELLAKNSDILTSTSLSEISEKNCEDSTVKQKRYNKCGRCSDENGTNSTSTGTTVITVKSRDELRSMVRNEIEIHSVFGELSDTVVSHLKDYLCGLSTTDDVPPPKSQYKDSQCTNAPRNSAIDNVLDTKTQESYQTQKKASFGKGIPKAQEVRMPQNPGLARESAGEFQSMSTLYKSMEYVPKQGLLQYPTQRTYQDLTKEQTQKSERRASYHKNQKPHSYRTFKLEAKQNSQQKQPPNQQISDFPPFACFSDMPEDDSKESNFEVDKKTLNKLMEGSPKDKLKHRLSGDEHDVFSMASSSSVSSSISAKSGDELRAMIWDEMDGDQKSMRSQFSRTTNATSTKPRHKNVDENLSIFSDLSQPRDDGNQNMKETMSKHPNIASLPNSAIDVNAPATDSFKGSKTDELPQVECSMSIDDLVNCKVITPMIMKIHNNYMTSMQDAMQLMKYLETVPRLVGQIYKDNITLEQRKL; this is encoded by the exons ATGGACAAACAAGCCAACAATTATTGCTTAGATTTTGCTAAATTCTACGAGGCCAGGAGTGCAAAAATGAAACCGGTTGGCTCATTCCTCAAAGTTGCAGACATGAATCAACGGACAAGCGACAGCAATGCAGCGATAGACGAGGAGGTGTCACAACAGGACAAGTGCACGGCCCGAGGGATGGGAGGTGAAATGTTGACTCAAGCCTATCTAGAGGAGCTAAAATGGTCAATGGAGAACCTTTCtatgcagcaacagcagaagcctTCCATTCAGGACCAGACCCAGGCTCAGAAGCGTATGTGCGCGCAAAGATCCTGCTGTGGTATGCACCGTAGCTATCATCCAGGCGATTACCTAGCAAAACAGCCACATCAGTGCCAGAAGTATCATAAGAATTTTGATCAGAGTCCACGCAAGCAACAGCAGCCTTCTCAGGATCctcaacaacagcagccgaAGCAGCAGTATCTGGAACAGACATGCCAGACTCCTCCCATACCTAAGCAGTGTCTTCAAACTTCGTATCCGAAACTTCCTCAAGAACAGGCACAGCGCAATGACAGCCCGACAATGAAAGCATCTTCAATAAGCTCCAGCTCCAAAG AGCCCTCCAATACAGCAGTTGGCCAACCGTCTTCATGCTTGAGCAATACGGATGAGGCGAATTTCGCTGAAAATACCGATGAACGTGATAAAAAGACATCAAATATGTACATGGAATTCCTCGCTCAGCACTATtcgcatcagcaacagcactCAAATAAGCAGTATCAGCCGGATTTAAATCAGAATTCCCCTCAGCGCAATCAAAGCCAGAAAAGAGCACCGATAAGCAAAACTACAGACGTCCTATCCCCGCGTCCTCAGCAGTACGGTCCACAAAAGCCAAAGATGCTTTGTAAGAACACGGACGTGATAGACTTTGACAAAGATTTAAAAGGATTTGATAAAAACTCATCACACATGGAGTATGCCCCTAAACTGTGTCAGAGTCCACCGCATCAGGATCATTATCAAATGATGTCACCGTCACGTCAGAAGATCGGAAAACAGCAAGCTAAGCACATCCAATTGTCGCCTCCTCATCAATACAGTTGTCTTATTGAGCCGGATAAGTGGGGCGGAGAGATTGGTGGGGAACTTCTCGCTAAGAACTCGGACATTCTTACATCAACATCCTTGAGCGAGATCTCCGAGAAGAATTGCGAGGATTCCACTGTAAAACAAAAACGATATAACAAATGCGGAAGGTGTAGTGACGAGAACGGCACGAACAGCACCTCCACGGGAACGACCGTGATCACTGTGAAGAGCAGGGACGAGCTGCGTTCCATGGTCCGGAACGAGATTGAAATTCATTCGGTGTTCGGTGAACTGTCTGATACTGTGGTCTCTCATTTGAAGGACTATTTGTGCGGGCTGTCAACAACTGACGATGTTCCCCCGCCCAAGAGCCAGTATAAGGATAGCCAGTGTACAAATGCACCCAGGAATTCAGCCATAGATAATGTCCTAGATACCAAGACGCAAGAGTCATATCAAACCCAAAAGAAAGCATCGTTCGGCAAAGGCATACCCAAAGCTCAAGAAGTCCGAATGCCGCAAAATCCAGGATTAGCCAGAGAAAGTGCCGGAGAGTTCCAGTCTATGAGCACACTGTACAAGAGCATGGAGTATGTTCCTAAACAGGGCTTGCTTCAGTATCCTACTCAGCGTACGTATCAGGATCTTACCAAGGAGCAGACACAGAAGTCGGAGCGGCGCGCTTCGTATCACAAGAACCAAAAGCCACATTCCTATCGTACCTTCAAGCTGGAGGCAAAACAGAACTCTCAACAGAAGCAGCCTCCAAATCAGCAGATCTCGGACTTTCCTCCATTCGCATGCTTCAGCGATATGCCTGAGGATGATTCCAAAGAGTCTAATTTCGAAGTGGATAAGAAGACACTCAACAAGCTCATGGAAGGTTCCCCAAAGGACAAACTCAAACACAGGCTGTCCGGTGACGAGCATGATGTGTTTTCCATGGCTAGTAGCAGCTCGGTATCGTCTTCGATCAGTGCGAAGAGCGGGGACGAGCTGCGTGCCATGATCTGGGACGAGATGGACGGTGATCAAAAATCTATGCGTAGTCAATTCTCAAGGACTACCAATGCCACGTCGACAAAGCCACGACATAAGAATGTAGATGAGAATTTGTCTATCTTTTCAGACTTGAGTCAGCCCAGAGATGACGGAAATCAGAATATGAAGGAAACAATGTCCAAACATCCAAACATCGCTTCCCTCCCGAATTCGGCCATAGATGTTAATGCGCCCGCCACTGATTCATTTAAGGGTTCGAAAACAGATGAGCTGCCACAAGTGGAGTGCAGTATGAGTATAGATGATTTAGTGAACTGCAAGGTTATCACTCCCATGATCATGAAGATACACAACAATTATATGACCTCTATGCAGGATGCGATGCAGCTCATGAAGTATCTGGAGACGGTGCCGCGCCTTGTCGGTCAAATTTACAAGGATAACATTACGTTGGAACAGAGGAAACTCTAA
- the LOC108154713 gene encoding uncharacterized protein LOC108154713: protein MECNIKALNIITIPVTPCSHSRLTTTESGVQSALHKLDTMDESVEGTVLSALLLVENKYRHIFENFKKEMELQAIAASTLWELIQRYRIAMEVDASSECTQLYDVEPKEEIIQKYYLHYNVIVSSNKSQWCVIQSLRSYVLACRRECKKLNLEEETPFIMGDAFYKLILLFIDLVDELFNYFLSMHLKLDCAASQLDPMDLESLEHYQKLLKPNEDFEEYFLYNLSYCQCLRMPPKCPETRVYTSIENAEMKNEAMEQQNAAPVTQDTEVPPNNVVPLMSGKLISVLLSAPVELHLVSERHTRELVHQVHSAISQS from the coding sequence ATGGAGTGCAATATTAAGGCTCTGAATATAATAACCATTCCGGTGACTCCGTGTTCGCATTCGCGCCTCACAACCACCGAGAGCGGCGTCCAATCAGCTCTGCATAAGCTGGACACAATGGATGAGAGCGTGGAGGGAACAGTGCTGAGTGCTTTGCTCTTGGTGGAGAATAAGTATCGCCACATCTTCGAGAATTTTAAGAAGGAGATGGAACTGCAAGCGATAGCGGCCTCGACGCTATGGGAACTCATCCAGCGGTACAGGATCGCCATGGAGGTGGACGCGAGCTCTGAGTGCACGCAGCTGTATGACGTGGagccgaaggaggagattatCCAGAAGTACTACCTACACTACAACGTCATCGTCAGCTCCAACAAGAGCCAGTGGTGCGTAATTCAGTCCTTGCGGTCGTATGTCCTGGCCTGCAGGCGCGAATGCAAGAAACTGAATCTCGAGGAGGAGACGCCTTTCATCATGGGCGATGCCTTTTACAAGCTCATACTGTTGTTCATCGATCTGGTGGACGAGCTGTTCAACTACTTTCTCAGCATGCACTTGAAGCTGGACTGCGCCGCCAGTCAACTAGATCCCATGGATCTGGAAAGCCTGGAGCACTACCAGAAGCTGCTGAAACCCAACGAAGACTTCGAGGAGTATTTCCTGTACAATCTGAGCTACTGCCAATGTCTCCGCATGCCGCCCAAGTGTCCGGAAACCCGTGTATACACAAGCATAGAAAATGCAGAAAtgaaaaatgaggccatggaACAACAAaacgctgcgccggtgacgCAGGACACTGAAGTGCCCCCAAACAATGTCGTTCCACTAATGTCTGGCAAACTGATCTCCGTTCTCCTCAGTGCCCCGGTCGAGTTGCACTTAGTTAGTGAGCGTCACACTCGCGAACTGGTCCATCAAGTGCATAGTGCCATCAGTCAATCCTAA